The Polyangium aurulentum genomic interval CCTCGGGCTCGTCTCCGCGGGAGGCCTCGGGCTCGAGGTCGCCATGCCCCTGCGCATCGCGGCCATGACGGGCATGCTCGAGCTGACCGCGCCGCTTCTCATGGGCGTCGGCACCCGCGCTGGAATGATGGTGCTCGGCGGTAATTTCGACCCCGAGGAGCGCAAGCACCTCGCCCGCGTCAATGCCCTCCCCGGCACGGCGCGGGCCCTTTTTCGGACGCTGCGCGGCGCGGTCGACCTGAAGGGCCAGCGCGAGCACCTGCTCGACCACGCCCATCGCATCGACGCTCTGCCGCCGGTCGCCGTCTACTGGGGCGAGAGGGATCCGGTGATCCCCGTCAGTCACGCCGACGAGGTCCAGCGATACCTCGAAGGCGCGACCGTGCGTCGCTTCGCGCGGGCCGGGCATTACCCGCACCGCGAAGCCGTCTCCGAGATGCTCCCGGCGCTGGTGCGATTCCTCGACGAACCGCAGCCCACGCCGCGCCTGCGCCCCGG includes:
- a CDS encoding alpha/beta fold hydrolase, coding for MAMPPTACRSLTRFFRGCDLHWQEWAARDEVKRPVVLVHGLSDSCRTWSHIAPALAKDRRVYALDLPGHGFSNRPDVPYEVGWYAGVVSDWIRSLGLEDFDLIGHSLGGGIAMRVLLERPGRVGRLGLVSAGGLGLEVAMPLRIAAMTGMLELTAPLLMGVGTRAGMMVLGGNFDPEERKHLARVNALPGTARALFRTLRGAVDLKGQREHLLDHAHRIDALPPVAVYWGERDPVIPVSHADEVQRYLEGATVRRFARAGHYPHREAVSEMLPALVRFLDEPQPTPRLRPGARSPRAALEARPSFWRRLPGAGFAPAD